A single region of the Duganella sp. BuS-21 genome encodes:
- the purL gene encoding phosphoribosylformylglycinamidine synthase, with amino-acid sequence MLILPGSNALSAFRSQRLLNQLQAVLPSVAAVQARYVHFIDAAAPLTADDTSRLTGLLTYGEPAHADNTEGHAEQFFVIPRFGTISPWASKATDIVHNCGMAHIKRVERGVAYRINLKTGILGSSIGAAKKLSDDELQAVIALLHDRMTESVLRSPDDAAGLFRELQARPLESVDVIGSGKAALDKANTDLGLAMSDDEVEYLDAAFTKAGRNPTDVELMMFAQANSEHCRHKIFNADWTIDGVAQPKSLFGMIKNTHQLQPKGTVVAYSDNSSIMEGAEVMRFFPQGEGQQYAPMTELTHTLMKVETHNHPTAISPFPGASTGAGGEIRDEGATGRGAKPKAGLCGFTVSNLLLPGAVRAWESDAVVTAPVADYRDTGTPYGKPERIASPLQIMIDGPLGGAAFSNEFGRPVLGGYFRTYEQNIGKQFAGAHDTVFGYHKPIMIAGGIGNISSQHTHKNDIPVGSLLVQLGGPGMRIGMGGSAASSMATGTNTADLDFDSVQRGNPEMERRAQEVINACWQLGANNPIISIHDVGAGGLSNAFPEITNDAKRGAIFDLRKIPLEESGMAPKEIWSNESQERYVLAIAPSDLSLFQSICERERSLFAVVGTATEERQLKLIDPELGNEPVDMPMDVLLGKPPKMQRDVHHVQNDFPAIDLTGMDLEEAAKRVLLLPTVGDKSFLITIGDRTVGGMSVRDQMVGPWQVPVGDCAVTAMSFEGYLGEAMAMGERTPLAVINAAASGRMAVAEAVLNIAAAPIRSIEDIKLSANWMAACGQPGQDAALYDTVKAVGMELCPALGISIPVGKDSLSMRTTWKDGDDAKAVLSPVSLIVSSFAPVYDVRKSLTPQLRTDAGDTAIILIDLGRGKNRLGASALAQVMGQLGNSVPDVDSPEDIKSFFAAIQQLNADGKLLAYHDRSDGGLYGTLTEMAFAGRAGLSINLDILTLEEGHGADQGDAKNWTQQIAERRNEQTLRALFSEELGAVIQVRADEKSAVMDVLRSFNLGACSHIIGKTNDRGVIEFTRDAKVIYNKSRVELHRLWSETSWRIARLRDNPACADAEYDRLLDQQDPGITPKVSFDLSENVAAPFLNAGVRPRVAILREQGVNSHIETAYVMHQAGFTAVDVHMSDLIAGRAKLDDFQGIIAVGGFSYGDVLGAGEGWAKTILFNSALSDQFARFFARGDSFGLGVCNGCQMMSNLKPLIPGAHAWPKFTTNKSEKFEARFAMVEVLDSPSIFFQGMAGTQTPIAIAHGEGYADFSQTGNISEAVAAMRFVDNRGAATEAYPYNPNGSPQGLTSVTTADGRFTVMMPHAERVFRTVQHSWAPESWGEESPWMRMFRNARKFIG; translated from the coding sequence ATGCTGATTCTGCCGGGTTCCAACGCCCTGTCCGCATTCCGTAGCCAACGCCTGTTGAACCAATTGCAAGCGGTGCTGCCTTCCGTCGCCGCCGTCCAGGCGCGCTATGTCCACTTCATCGATGCCGCCGCGCCGCTCACGGCCGACGACACCAGCCGCCTGACCGGCCTGCTGACCTACGGCGAGCCGGCCCACGCCGACAACACCGAAGGTCACGCCGAGCAGTTCTTCGTCATACCGCGCTTCGGCACGATTTCGCCGTGGGCCTCCAAGGCCACCGACATCGTCCACAACTGCGGCATGGCGCACATCAAGCGCGTCGAGCGCGGTGTGGCGTATCGCATCAACTTGAAGACCGGCATCCTGGGCAGCAGCATCGGCGCGGCCAAGAAGCTGAGCGACGACGAACTGCAGGCCGTGATCGCGCTGCTGCACGACCGCATGACGGAATCGGTGCTGCGCTCGCCGGACGACGCAGCCGGCCTGTTCCGCGAGCTGCAGGCGCGTCCGCTGGAATCGGTGGATGTGATCGGCAGCGGCAAGGCCGCGCTGGACAAGGCCAACACCGACCTCGGCCTGGCCATGTCGGACGACGAAGTGGAATACCTGGACGCCGCCTTCACCAAGGCCGGCCGCAATCCGACCGACGTCGAGCTGATGATGTTCGCCCAGGCCAACTCGGAGCACTGCCGCCACAAGATCTTCAACGCCGACTGGACCATCGACGGCGTGGCCCAGCCGAAGTCGCTGTTCGGCATGATCAAGAACACCCACCAGTTGCAGCCGAAAGGCACCGTGGTCGCCTACAGCGACAACTCTTCGATCATGGAAGGCGCCGAAGTGATGCGCTTCTTCCCGCAAGGCGAAGGCCAGCAGTACGCGCCGATGACCGAGCTGACCCACACGCTGATGAAAGTGGAAACCCACAACCACCCGACCGCGATTTCGCCGTTCCCTGGCGCCTCCACCGGCGCCGGCGGCGAGATCCGCGACGAAGGTGCAACCGGCCGTGGCGCCAAGCCGAAGGCCGGCCTGTGTGGCTTCACGGTTTCCAACCTGCTGCTGCCGGGCGCCGTGCGCGCCTGGGAAAGCGACGCCGTCGTCACCGCCCCGGTGGCCGACTACCGTGACACCGGTACGCCATACGGCAAGCCGGAGCGCATTGCCTCGCCGCTGCAGATCATGATCGACGGCCCGCTGGGCGGCGCCGCCTTCAGCAATGAATTCGGCCGTCCGGTGCTGGGTGGTTACTTCCGTACCTACGAACAGAACATCGGCAAGCAGTTCGCCGGCGCGCACGACACCGTGTTCGGCTACCACAAGCCGATCATGATTGCCGGCGGCATCGGCAATATCTCGTCGCAGCACACCCACAAGAACGACATCCCGGTCGGCAGCCTGCTGGTGCAGCTCGGCGGTCCCGGCATGCGCATCGGCATGGGCGGCTCGGCCGCCTCTTCGATGGCCACCGGCACCAACACCGCCGACCTGGACTTCGACTCGGTCCAGCGCGGCAACCCGGAAATGGAACGCCGTGCGCAGGAAGTCATCAACGCCTGCTGGCAGCTGGGCGCGAACAACCCGATCATCTCGATTCACGACGTGGGCGCCGGCGGCCTGTCGAACGCTTTCCCGGAAATCACCAACGACGCCAAGCGCGGCGCGATCTTCGACCTGCGCAAGATTCCGCTGGAAGAGAGCGGCATGGCACCGAAGGAAATCTGGTCCAACGAATCGCAGGAACGTTATGTGCTGGCGATTGCGCCATCCGACCTGTCGCTGTTCCAGTCGATCTGCGAGCGCGAGCGCAGCCTGTTTGCCGTGGTCGGCACCGCCACCGAAGAGCGTCAGTTGAAGCTGATCGATCCGGAACTGGGCAACGAGCCGGTCGATATGCCGATGGACGTCCTGCTGGGCAAACCGCCTAAGATGCAGCGCGACGTGCACCACGTGCAAAACGACTTCCCGGCCATCGACCTGACCGGCATGGATCTGGAAGAAGCAGCCAAGCGCGTGCTGTTGCTGCCGACCGTGGGCGACAAATCCTTCCTGATCACCATCGGCGACCGTACCGTGGGCGGCATGTCCGTGCGCGACCAGATGGTCGGCCCATGGCAAGTGCCGGTGGGCGATTGCGCCGTGACCGCCATGAGCTTCGAAGGTTACCTCGGCGAAGCCATGGCCATGGGCGAACGCACGCCGCTGGCCGTGATCAACGCCGCCGCCTCGGGCCGCATGGCCGTGGCCGAAGCGGTGCTGAACATTGCCGCCGCGCCGATCCGCTCGATCGAAGACATCAAGCTGTCCGCCAACTGGATGGCCGCCTGCGGCCAGCCGGGCCAGGATGCAGCCCTGTACGACACCGTCAAGGCCGTCGGAATGGAACTGTGCCCGGCGCTGGGCATTTCCATCCCGGTCGGCAAGGATTCACTGTCGATGCGCACCACCTGGAAAGATGGCGACGACGCCAAGGCCGTGCTGTCGCCGGTCTCGCTGATCGTTTCGTCGTTTGCACCAGTCTATGACGTCCGCAAATCGCTGACGCCGCAGCTGCGCACCGATGCCGGCGACACGGCCATCATCCTGATCGACCTGGGTCGCGGCAAGAACCGCCTGGGCGCCTCGGCGCTGGCGCAAGTCATGGGTCAGCTGGGCAATTCGGTGCCGGACGTCGATAGTCCGGAAGACATCAAGTCCTTCTTCGCCGCCATCCAGCAATTGAACGCGGACGGCAAGTTGCTGGCCTACCACGACCGTTCGGACGGCGGCCTGTACGGCACGCTGACCGAAATGGCCTTCGCCGGCCGCGCCGGCCTGTCGATCAACCTCGACATCCTGACCTTGGAAGAGGGCCACGGCGCCGACCAGGGCGACGCCAAGAACTGGACGCAACAGATCGCCGAACGCCGCAACGAGCAAACCCTGCGCGCGCTGTTCTCGGAAGAGCTGGGCGCCGTGATCCAGGTGCGCGCCGACGAGAAATCGGCGGTCATGGACGTGCTGCGCTCATTCAACCTGGGCGCTTGCAGCCACATCATCGGCAAGACCAACGACCGTGGCGTGATCGAATTCACCCGCGACGCCAAGGTCATCTACAACAAGTCGCGCGTGGAATTGCACCGTCTGTGGAGCGAAACCAGCTGGCGCATCGCCCGCCTGCGCGACAACCCAGCCTGCGCCGACGCCGAATACGACCGTCTGCTGGACCAACAAGACCCTGGCATCACGCCGAAAGTCAGCTTCGACCTGAGCGAGAACGTGGCGGCGCCGTTCCTCAACGCCGGCGTGCGTCCACGTGTTGCCATCCTGCGTGAGCAGGGCGTCAACTCGCACATCGAGACCGCTTATGTGATGCACCAGGCCGGCTTTACCGCCGTCGACGTCCACATGAGCGACCTGATCGCCGGCCGCGCCAAGCTGGACGACTTCCAGGGCATCATCGCCGTCGGCGGCTTCTCCTACGGCGACGTGCTGGGCGCGGGCGAGGGCTGGGCCAAGACCATCCTGTTCAACAGCGCTCTTTCCGATCAGTTTGCCCGGTTCTTCGCCCGTGGCGACAGCTTCGGCCTCGGCGTCTGCAACGGTTGCCAGATGATGAGCAACCTGAAACCGCTGATCCCCGGCGCCCATGCCTGGCCGAAATTCACGACCAACAAGTCGGAGAAATTCGAAGCCCGCTTCGCCATGGTGGAAGTGCTGGATTCGCCGTCGATCTTCTTCCAGGGCATGGCCGGCACCCAAACGCCGATCGCCATCGCCCACGGCGAAGGTTATGCGGACTTCTCGCAGACCGGCAACATCAGCGAAGCCGTGGCCGCCATGCGCTTTGTCGACAACCGTGGCGCCGCCACCGAAGCCTACCCGTACAACCCGAACGGCTCGCCGCAAGGCCTGACTTCGGTGACTACGGCGGATGGTCGCTTCACGGTCATGATGCCGCACGCCGAGCGTGTATTCCGTACCGTCCAGCATTCGTGGGCGCCGGAATCGTGGGGTGAGGAATCGCCTTGGATGCGTATGTTCCGCAATGCCCGTAAATTTATCGGGTAA
- a CDS encoding peptidylprolyl isomerase has protein sequence MMLKPARLMLALIAVAAAPAFAQNAATVNGKAIPAAKVDQMVKQVVAQGQQPDSPQLREAVKKELIGREVMLQEADKQGYGKKADVNAAIENARQSIIINAMLADYVKKNPVKDAEIQAEYDKYKSAVGPTEYHSRHILVPTEQEAKDIIAKLKAGGKFEDLAKVSKDPGSGANGGDLGWMTPAKLVKPFSDAMIALKNGEITQTPVKSEFGFHVIKLEESRPTKFPSFEEVKAQVAEGIQQRKIVAYREELTKKAKIQ, from the coding sequence ATGATGTTGAAGCCAGCCCGCCTGATGTTAGCCCTGATCGCCGTCGCGGCAGCACCAGCTTTCGCGCAGAACGCTGCGACCGTCAATGGCAAGGCAATTCCAGCCGCCAAGGTTGATCAAATGGTCAAACAAGTTGTGGCCCAGGGCCAGCAACCGGATTCGCCGCAACTGCGTGAAGCCGTTAAAAAAGAACTGATCGGCCGTGAAGTCATGCTGCAAGAAGCAGATAAACAAGGCTACGGCAAAAAGGCCGACGTCAATGCAGCGATTGAAAATGCCCGTCAAAGCATTATTATCAACGCCATGCTGGCTGATTATGTGAAAAAGAATCCGGTGAAAGACGCCGAGATTCAAGCTGAATACGACAAGTATAAATCGGCTGTCGGCCCAACCGAATATCACTCGCGTCATATTCTGGTGCCAACCGAACAGGAAGCCAAGGATATTATCGCCAAGCTGAAAGCCGGCGGTAAATTCGAAGACCTGGCCAAGGTATCGAAAGATCCAGGTTCGGGCGCCAATGGCGGCGATCTGGGCTGGATGACCCCGGCTAAACTGGTGAAGCCATTCTCGGACGCGATGATCGCGCTGAAAAACGGCGAAATCACCCAGACCCCGGTGAAATCGGAATTCGGCTTCCACGTGATCAAACTGGAAGAATCGCGTCCCACCAAGTTCCCATCGTTTGAAGAAGTCAAAGCCCAAGTGGCCGAAGGTATTCAACAGCGCAAGATCGTGGCCTACCGCGAAGAGCTGACCAAGAAAGCCAAGATCCAGTAA
- a CDS encoding TraB/GumN family protein, whose translation MSALLLTFHLTSAYAQTEATEAGEAAPETILLVGQRPGPGLWKVSKGDHVLWVFGTYSPLPQKMEWRSQEVERILAQTQEYLSPPGAHASVGFFRGLTLLPSLIGLKKNPDGASLRDVLPADVYTRWQPLKAKYLGENDDIERERPIFAAEALYEAGLKQAGLSKGYEVEKKLFSIAKERKIKLTGTAVKLEIDNASKMVKDFKKSQIADAACLDKTLSRLESDIGAMRVRANAWAKGDLDAIRKLSYPDQEQECGDAMRNADFVKNAPGFQNVKERIREAWLAAAEKALDANASSFATLRLTNILGPENYLAALKNKGYQVDSPE comes from the coding sequence TTGTCCGCACTGCTACTGACTTTCCATCTGACTTCCGCATACGCTCAAACCGAGGCCACGGAGGCCGGGGAAGCCGCGCCGGAAACCATCCTGCTGGTGGGCCAGCGTCCCGGTCCGGGCCTGTGGAAGGTCAGCAAGGGCGACCATGTATTGTGGGTGTTCGGCACCTACTCGCCGCTGCCGCAGAAAATGGAATGGCGTTCGCAGGAAGTCGAGCGCATCCTGGCGCAGACGCAGGAATACCTGTCGCCGCCGGGCGCCCACGCCAGTGTCGGCTTCTTCCGTGGCCTGACGCTGCTGCCCAGCCTGATCGGCCTGAAGAAAAATCCCGACGGCGCCAGCTTGCGCGACGTGCTGCCGGCCGATGTGTACACGCGCTGGCAACCGCTGAAAGCCAAATACCTCGGCGAAAACGACGACATCGAACGCGAACGCCCGATCTTCGCGGCCGAGGCTCTGTACGAGGCCGGGCTGAAACAAGCTGGCTTGTCCAAGGGCTACGAAGTGGAAAAGAAACTGTTCTCCATCGCCAAGGAGCGCAAGATCAAGCTAACCGGGACCGCTGTCAAGCTGGAGATCGACAACGCCAGTAAGATGGTGAAAGACTTCAAGAAGTCGCAGATTGCCGACGCCGCCTGCCTTGACAAGACGCTGTCACGGCTGGAAAGCGACATCGGCGCCATGCGCGTGCGCGCCAATGCGTGGGCCAAGGGCGACCTGGACGCCATCCGCAAGTTGAGCTATCCCGATCAGGAGCAAGAGTGCGGGGACGCCATGCGCAATGCCGACTTCGTCAAAAACGCACCGGGCTTCCAGAACGTCAAGGAGCGCATCCGCGAGGCCTGGCTGGCTGCCGCCGAGAAGGCGCTGGATGCCAACGCCAGCAGCTTCGCCACGCTGCGCCTGACCAATATCCTCGGCCCGGAAAACTATCTGGCGGCGCTGAAGAACAAGGGCTATCAGGTCGATAGCCCGGAATAA
- a CDS encoding response regulator, protein MSDYAALSVLLVDPNQSMRANLRNMLSQAGITNIDDAVSAGTAIRQINKKAYDLVLCEYDLGNGSGDSGQDGQQLLEDLRHHKLIVPWTIFIMLTSEGVYSKVIGAAELTPTDYVLKPFTVDALLQRIRKAVDRRDVFLRTYQMIEMGNLRKAIAECVVGEEKNPRYAVEFARLRAELLAQLGELAEAELAYQMILMTKPIAWAHLGLARCQFGQQKYVEAQATLQELLAHNGKYMAAYDLLARTHEALGQQESAKKILEDAVAISPHMVHRLRHLGDVAYETGDVSVAEKAFKQVVAKAKYSEFRDPEDHVKLVKTLVRKGDANQASNVIRDMERSLRGGANVDACRAIAAGLLQEMTGNISAAATELTNAVNAIGATRGLSTNLKIGLVHSCLNIKLDQQASDLMLNLMNDTDSGVSMDDAVQVFEKAGRHDLAEGMGEQIKHQVDELLAHAAEQRGQGDLRAAVDTLNAGLRKAPGNMALLPAATAAMLKQLDDLGWEAPLAEQCQFLIERMRRLEPDHPALEALMAQYQYTQRKYGISAVA, encoded by the coding sequence ATGTCCGATTACGCCGCCCTCTCCGTCCTGCTGGTGGACCCGAACCAAAGCATGCGCGCCAACCTGCGCAATATGCTCAGCCAGGCCGGCATCACCAACATCGACGACGCCGTCAGCGCCGGCACGGCGATACGCCAGATCAACAAGAAAGCCTACGACCTGGTGCTGTGCGAATACGATCTCGGCAACGGCTCCGGCGACAGCGGGCAGGACGGCCAGCAATTGCTGGAAGACCTGCGCCACCACAAGCTGATCGTGCCGTGGACCATTTTCATCATGCTGACGTCCGAAGGCGTCTACAGCAAGGTGATCGGGGCGGCCGAGCTGACCCCGACCGACTACGTGCTCAAACCCTTCACCGTGGATGCGCTGCTGCAGCGCATCCGCAAGGCGGTGGACCGGCGCGACGTATTCCTGCGCACCTACCAGATGATCGAGATGGGCAACCTGCGCAAAGCCATCGCCGAGTGCGTCGTCGGCGAAGAAAAAAATCCGCGCTATGCCGTCGAGTTCGCCCGCCTGCGGGCCGAATTGCTGGCCCAGCTGGGCGAGCTGGCCGAAGCCGAACTGGCCTACCAGATGATCCTGATGACCAAGCCCATCGCCTGGGCCCACCTGGGCCTGGCGCGCTGCCAGTTCGGCCAGCAAAAATACGTCGAGGCCCAGGCCACGCTGCAGGAACTGCTGGCGCACAACGGCAAATACATGGCGGCCTACGATCTACTGGCGCGCACGCACGAGGCGCTGGGCCAGCAGGAATCGGCCAAGAAGATTTTGGAGGACGCGGTCGCCATTTCGCCGCACATGGTACACCGGCTGCGGCATCTGGGCGACGTGGCCTATGAGACGGGCGACGTCAGCGTGGCCGAAAAGGCTTTCAAGCAGGTGGTGGCCAAGGCCAAGTATTCAGAATTCCGCGACCCCGAGGACCACGTCAAGCTGGTCAAGACGCTGGTCCGGAAAGGCGACGCCAACCAGGCCAGCAATGTGATCCGCGATATGGAGCGCTCGCTGCGCGGCGGCGCCAATGTCGATGCCTGTCGCGCCATTGCGGCCGGCCTGTTGCAGGAAATGACTGGCAACATCAGCGCCGCCGCGACCGAGCTGACCAATGCAGTCAACGCCATCGGTGCCACGCGTGGCTTATCCACCAATCTGAAGATCGGCCTGGTGCATAGCTGCCTGAACATCAAGCTCGACCAGCAGGCGTCGGACCTGATGCTGAACCTGATGAACGATACAGACAGCGGCGTGTCGATGGACGACGCGGTGCAGGTGTTTGAAAAAGCCGGCCGTCACGACCTGGCCGAAGGCATGGGCGAACAGATCAAGCACCAGGTGGACGAATTGCTGGCCCACGCGGCCGAGCAGCGCGGCCAGGGCGATCTGCGGGCGGCGGTCGATACCTTGAACGCCGGGCTGCGCAAGGCGCCGGGCAATATGGCGCTGCTGCCGGCGGCGACGGCGGCCATGCTCAAGCAGCTGGACGATCTGGGCTGGGAGGCGCCGTTGGCCGAGCAATGTCAATTCCTGATCGAACGCATGCGTCGCCTGGAGCCCGATCACCCGGCGCTGGAAGCGCTGATGGCGCAGTATCAGTACACCCAGCGCAAATACGGTATCTCGGCGGTGGCATAG
- a CDS encoding DNA alkylation repair protein — protein MKPDLLSQISAALAPVADSGRAPAMRAYMRDQFAFLGVGTPQRRSACKDVLRPLKGAGADALLGHARALWELPEREYQYVALDLMTMHWKELNSGDIPALLELVQDKSWWDTVDALAGIIGKVLCHGHEYMDAALRENNMWVRRIALLHQLGWRNKTDEQRLFEYALTLAHEKEFFIQKAIGWALRDYARHAPDAVRLFTRKEKERLAPLSFREANKHLAVSFPI, from the coding sequence ATGAAACCTGACCTCCTGAGCCAAATAAGCGCCGCCCTCGCACCGGTGGCGGACAGCGGCCGAGCACCCGCCATGCGCGCCTACATGCGCGATCAGTTCGCGTTCCTCGGTGTCGGCACGCCGCAGCGCCGCTCCGCCTGCAAGGACGTGCTGCGGCCGCTCAAGGGCGCCGGCGCCGATGCCCTGCTCGGCCACGCCCGCGCGCTATGGGAATTACCTGAGCGCGAATATCAATACGTCGCGCTCGACCTAATGACCATGCACTGGAAAGAATTGAATAGCGGCGATATTCCAGCGTTATTGGAACTGGTGCAAGACAAGTCCTGGTGGGATACGGTGGATGCCTTGGCGGGAATCATAGGCAAGGTTTTATGCCATGGTCATGAGTATATGGACGCCGCACTGCGCGAAAATAATATGTGGGTCCGGCGTATCGCCTTATTGCATCAATTAGGCTGGCGGAATAAAACGGATGAACAACGTCTATTTGAATATGCGCTGACTTTGGCACACGAGAAAGAGTTCTTTATTCAAAAAGCCATCGGCTGGGCATTGCGGGATTATGCCCGCCACGCGCCGGACGCCGTGCGCTTATTCACCCGCAAAGAAAAAGAGCGGCTTGCGCCGCTCAGTTTCCGTGAAGCGAATAAACACCTCGCCGTTTCATTCCCTATTTAA
- a CDS encoding response regulator, with the protein MHDYSNLSVLIVDPNQSMRASVHNMLTQVNISKVDHAVSAATAIRALSVRSYDVILCEYDLGGDGDGAGQDGQQLLEDLRHHKVISPWAIFVMLTSEGVYGKVVSAAELLPTDYILKPFTVDVLSQRIGRALERRAVFLPVYQLIGQGRARDAMEVCLSNQTSQPRYAIDYARLRAELLASLERHADAEQAYGAILTVKPLGWAQLGQARAVYAQGRLADAEALLRQLLADNPKFMAAYDLLAQVLRELDQDAGAKQVLEDAVALSPHMVRRLRNLGDVALATGDVAAAEKAYKQVVAKAKYSEFRDPADHVNLVRALVHKGDATAAAAVVRDLERSMRASPSVDVCRGYAASMVKQLNGDADGAATELAKAMDKLAEATGMSSNLKLALAHSCLANRLDEQAAALFDQLIASPNSGVDAEQVIDLCKQADRQDIVKRYTLGQEQAVDAAVREAAAFSRTGDLRAAVSTLQDALQRHPAHTGLWSVSATAMLRQITELGWDAGLATHCTALMRRMREDNPQHSLLPGLLAQYASARQKAAAQASSTPAESA; encoded by the coding sequence ATGCACGACTATAGCAACCTGTCGGTTCTGATTGTCGACCCCAATCAGAGCATGCGCGCCAGCGTGCACAACATGCTGACCCAGGTAAATATCAGCAAGGTCGATCACGCGGTCAGCGCCGCCACGGCCATCCGCGCCCTGAGCGTCCGCTCCTACGACGTCATCCTCTGCGAATATGACCTCGGCGGCGATGGCGACGGCGCCGGCCAGGACGGCCAGCAACTGCTGGAAGACCTGCGCCACCACAAGGTGATCAGCCCATGGGCCATCTTCGTGATGCTGACTTCGGAAGGCGTGTACGGCAAGGTGGTCAGCGCGGCCGAACTGCTGCCCACCGACTACATCCTGAAACCTTTCACGGTCGACGTGCTGTCGCAGCGCATCGGCCGCGCGCTGGAACGCCGCGCCGTGTTCCTGCCGGTGTATCAATTGATCGGCCAAGGCCGCGCGCGCGACGCAATGGAGGTTTGCCTGAGCAACCAGACCTCGCAGCCGCGCTACGCCATCGACTACGCCCGCCTGCGCGCCGAGCTGCTGGCCAGCCTGGAACGCCACGCCGACGCCGAACAGGCGTATGGCGCCATCCTCACAGTCAAGCCGCTGGGCTGGGCCCAGCTGGGGCAGGCGCGCGCGGTCTACGCGCAAGGCCGCCTGGCCGACGCCGAAGCCCTGCTGCGCCAGCTGCTGGCGGACAACCCCAAATTCATGGCAGCCTACGACCTGCTGGCCCAGGTGCTGCGCGAGCTGGATCAGGACGCCGGGGCCAAGCAAGTGCTGGAAGACGCGGTGGCTTTGTCGCCGCACATGGTACGGCGCCTGCGCAACCTGGGCGATGTGGCGCTGGCCACCGGCGATGTCGCCGCCGCCGAGAAGGCCTACAAGCAGGTGGTGGCCAAGGCCAAGTATTCGGAGTTCCGCGATCCGGCCGACCATGTCAACCTGGTACGCGCGCTGGTCCACAAGGGCGATGCGACGGCCGCCGCCGCCGTGGTGCGCGACCTCGAACGCTCAATGCGCGCCAGCCCGAGCGTCGACGTCTGCCGTGGCTACGCCGCCTCCATGGTCAAGCAGCTCAACGGCGACGCCGACGGCGCGGCGACCGAACTGGCCAAGGCCATGGACAAGCTGGCCGAGGCCACCGGCATGTCGAGCAATCTCAAACTGGCGCTGGCGCACAGCTGCCTGGCCAACCGTCTCGACGAACAAGCCGCCGCCCTGTTCGACCAGCTGATCGCCAGCCCCAACAGCGGGGTGGATGCGGAACAGGTGATCGACCTGTGCAAGCAGGCCGATCGCCAGGACATCGTCAAGCGCTACACCCTGGGCCAGGAACAGGCAGTGGACGCGGCCGTGCGCGAAGCGGCCGCCTTCAGCCGCACCGGCGACCTGCGCGCCGCCGTGAGCACGCTGCAGGACGCGCTGCAACGCCATCCGGCCCACACCGGCCTGTGGTCGGTAAGCGCGACCGCCATGCTGCGCCAGATTACCGAGCTCGGCTGGGATGCCGGGCTGGCTACCCACTGCACGGCGCTGATGCGGCGCATGCGCGAAGACAATCCCCAACACTCATTACTGCCGGGCTTGCTGGCGCAATATGCGTCGGCGCGCCAAAAGGCCGCCGCGCAGGCGTCCTCCACCCCGGCTGAAAGCGCCTGA
- a CDS encoding Clp protease N-terminal domain-containing protein, with amino-acid sequence MFAKLKQRWQDTRTIMALSLDAEKRALQEGQQHPGAEHYTLAALDLPDGSARRVFARIGADPEAYRAALSNRHAAALGAIGLHDVAAGPDDGAATPPAKSTMLFDAQPSGQALMQSLPELQRRLPAPLCGAHVLLATESMAHSAAGRAFKAVGIDPQTLGSAAEAELRAAMPA; translated from the coding sequence ATGTTTGCAAAACTTAAGCAGCGCTGGCAAGACACGCGCACCATCATGGCCCTGTCGCTGGACGCTGAAAAGCGCGCCTTGCAGGAAGGGCAGCAGCATCCAGGCGCTGAACACTACACCTTGGCCGCGCTCGATCTGCCGGACGGCAGCGCGCGCCGCGTATTCGCGCGCATCGGCGCCGACCCCGAAGCCTATCGCGCCGCGCTCAGCAACCGCCACGCTGCGGCGCTCGGGGCGATCGGGCTGCACGATGTGGCAGCCGGGCCGGACGATGGTGCCGCAACGCCGCCGGCCAAGTCCACCATGCTGTTCGACGCCCAGCCGTCCGGCCAGGCGCTGATGCAAAGCCTGCCCGAGTTGCAGCGTCGTTTGCCGGCGCCGTTGTGCGGTGCGCATGTGCTGCTGGCCACCGAGTCGATGGCACACAGCGCCGCCGGTCGCGCCTTTAAGGCCGTCGGTATCGATCCGCAGACGCTGGGCAGCGCCGCCGAAGCCGAGCTGCGCGCGGCCATGCCTGCCTGA